Proteins encoded by one window of Chryseobacterium foetidum:
- a CDS encoding caspase family protein, whose product MPKNNNDFAVVIGVSHYKGLTKLQGPGDDAQKFYDWLTGETEGSLPTENCHLILSKEDPLTPVQDGIDTAFAHILEGFRSGGKEGRRLYFYFSGHGLGIDWNETALVLPPWTDILRNYALSSSGYLKTLIQCGYFKEVFFFLDCCRNRMVGVNGAQPLFANIKPAAGTAECVSYVFSATEFDNKAFEAVIQPGNGSLLDNNRTQGLFTTSLMNGLKGAAAENGKVTTTSLTNYLKLHLPELAKSVQKIQIPRFHSESGGDDVTIIDGFKPKEISLIISFKGDKRTVILEDSDLNIIREDNTENGKWTVSVKKSSYAIYNKGEADLARSIRIDGTQNEVHYEF is encoded by the coding sequence ATGCCTAAAAACAATAACGATTTTGCGGTTGTAATCGGGGTAAGTCATTACAAAGGGCTTACAAAACTTCAGGGTCCCGGTGATGATGCGCAGAAATTTTACGATTGGCTGACCGGTGAAACTGAAGGCAGTCTTCCCACAGAAAACTGCCATTTAATTTTATCCAAAGAAGATCCTTTAACGCCGGTTCAGGATGGAATTGATACTGCCTTTGCCCATATTCTTGAAGGTTTCAGGTCGGGTGGTAAAGAGGGCAGAAGGCTCTACTTCTATTTCTCCGGTCACGGTCTGGGAATCGACTGGAACGAGACGGCACTGGTTTTACCACCATGGACAGACATTCTCCGAAACTATGCACTTTCTTCCTCAGGATATTTAAAAACATTGATTCAATGTGGATATTTTAAAGAAGTATTTTTCTTTTTAGATTGTTGCAGAAACAGAATGGTAGGCGTGAACGGCGCTCAACCCCTTTTCGCCAATATTAAACCTGCTGCAGGAACCGCTGAATGTGTCTCCTACGTTTTTTCAGCAACTGAATTTGACAATAAAGCTTTCGAAGCAGTCATTCAGCCCGGAAACGGAAGTTTGTTGGATAACAACAGAACTCAGGGGTTGTTCACGACTTCTCTGATGAACGGATTGAAAGGTGCCGCCGCAGAAAACGGGAAGGTGACCACAACATCACTCACCAATTATCTGAAACTTCATTTACCGGAACTTGCAAAATCGGTGCAGAAAATTCAGATTCCAAGGTTTCATTCAGAGAGTGGAGGAGATGATGTTACGATTATTGATGGTTTTAAACCAAAAGAAATTTCACTGATCATCTCTTTTAAAGGAGATAAAAGAACGGTGATTCTGGAGGATTCAGATTTAAATATCATCAGGGAAGACAATACAGAAAACGGTAAGTGGACAGTTTCTGTGAAGAAAAGTTCGTATGCCATTTACAACAAGGGCGAAGCTGACCTTGCCAGATCGATAAGAATAGACGGAACTCAAAACGAAGTGCATTATGAATTCTAA
- a CDS encoding histone H1, translating into MKELIEKINAEFEAFTTEANQQAEKGNKAAGTRARKAALELSKLFKDFRKVSVEESKK; encoded by the coding sequence ATGAAAGAACTTATTGAAAAAATCAACGCAGAATTTGAAGCGTTCACAACAGAAGCAAACCAACAGGCTGAAAAAGGTAACAAGGCAGCTGGAACAAGAGCTCGTAAAGCAGCTTTAGAATTAAGCAAACTTTTCAAAGACTTCAGAAAAGTTTCTGTAGAAGAATCTAAAAAATAA
- a CDS encoding DUF11 domain-containing protein, translating to MKKNIFFSIFFMLLSMFYVKAQDIAVNISGPRAAVSSSAITYRIYVTNNSRIAASNVRISAPAVPNLTISSITCGNGAGNGGSSTCPTTVSIGNLQSSGLVIPNLPSGSVVVLTVNGTAGTAVSNLNYTATAVFPGDSNSVNNTATLTTNIYSANACGTSTTYSLNLGQTQSNNTIANNGGTINLYYTRTAGAAIPGLADPLIIPVTYSDLIRDAGTGVDHQWFSLVNETTGSGIGLNLGMASYNNNTPAQIADPGSVYNGLPATNIESSPIPNSPAGNNLVVDGTFTESLRNGRIDQLGTFTLNFGNIPVPSGVRVTSESLILQGRGSANGTPSGAEIVSGLFAKPIIQNGIENSTTVSTTPDTEMEFGQTYTWRYTAFATTGLPRQSNRRGVVFKSSTITFSASTATPVINTTASTCSAAGTATVGNYAAGNTYTFTPSGPTVGPGGVISGLVYGTTYTVVATAGGCQSNASEAFSIIFNDSDGDGVADECDLDDDNDGILDTTECSNTINDMANAFNTGALQDIVPSDFGLALNVKNQNVTADLSSKFGYPADSGAVIVSISNASVHPTANAWWTKLGQQPSVWKVSGTMSAFVLMAQDVQYYGLDSKTIHIYDTGTVIPIAFPGMVNQTAVSGQWSITDTPSQKTLTNLDNNISTIENANWRFANMNFGTKTFGFSTTTPNADPVYAVLMYLECDSDGDGIPDRLDLDSDGDGCSDAVEGSADIVNTQLVTAGGTVSGGSTAVNQNLCATGACVNTSGIPQISPLPQGYSNTAGQSGGDSKNALVNGCVCYEDPALVTGATYPVKHGITLLGRAGATDGNWPMLRNSAYTALESKTKGFVITRNSSPETTISIPVVGMMVFDTDENAGAGCLKIYTGSAASEGWKCFSTQGCP from the coding sequence ATGAAAAAAAATATATTCTTCAGCATATTCTTTATGTTGCTTTCAATGTTTTACGTAAAAGCACAGGATATTGCAGTTAACATTTCAGGACCTAGAGCGGCTGTTTCCAGCAGTGCCATCACATACAGAATCTATGTTACCAACAACAGCAGAATTGCAGCTTCAAATGTGAGGATATCTGCTCCAGCAGTTCCGAATCTCACAATTTCATCAATTACATGCGGAAATGGCGCAGGAAATGGAGGATCCTCGACCTGCCCAACCACCGTAAGTATTGGTAATTTGCAGAGTTCTGGTTTGGTTATTCCAAATCTGCCCAGCGGAAGTGTAGTAGTGCTCACTGTAAATGGAACAGCAGGAACGGCAGTTTCAAACCTGAATTATACTGCTACAGCGGTTTTCCCCGGAGACAGCAACAGTGTCAATAATACTGCTACACTGACTACAAATATTTATTCAGCAAATGCTTGTGGAACCTCAACTACATACAGTCTTAATCTGGGTCAGACACAAAGCAACAATACGATCGCTAATAATGGCGGTACGATCAATCTTTACTACACAAGAACGGCAGGTGCAGCAATTCCTGGTTTAGCCGATCCACTGATTATACCTGTTACATACAGTGATTTGATCAGAGATGCAGGAACAGGTGTTGATCATCAGTGGTTTTCTCTTGTAAACGAAACTACCGGATCAGGTATCGGATTAAACCTCGGAATGGCATCATATAATAACAATACCCCAGCGCAAATAGCTGACCCCGGAAGCGTATATAATGGTTTGCCCGCTACAAATATAGAATCCAGCCCAATTCCTAACTCTCCGGCTGGTAATAATTTGGTAGTTGATGGAACCTTTACAGAATCTCTTCGCAATGGAAGGATAGATCAATTAGGAACCTTTACTTTAAATTTTGGGAATATACCTGTGCCCAGCGGAGTTCGGGTAACTTCTGAAAGCTTGATTCTTCAGGGACGCGGATCGGCAAATGGCACACCGTCGGGAGCTGAAATAGTTTCTGGGCTTTTTGCCAAACCTATAATACAAAATGGTATCGAAAATTCAACCACTGTCTCTACAACTCCCGATACAGAAATGGAGTTTGGACAAACGTACACATGGAGATATACAGCTTTTGCAACCACCGGATTGCCAAGACAGTCTAACAGAAGAGGTGTGGTTTTCAAAAGTAGTACGATTACTTTTTCAGCATCTACAGCTACTCCTGTTATAAATACTACAGCGTCAACGTGTTCAGCGGCAGGAACTGCTACCGTTGGCAATTATGCCGCTGGTAATACTTATACATTTACACCGTCCGGGCCAACAGTAGGTCCTGGTGGAGTCATTTCTGGTCTGGTATATGGGACTACCTACACCGTTGTTGCCACCGCAGGTGGTTGCCAATCTAATGCAAGTGAAGCATTCAGCATCATATTTAATGACAGTGATGGTGATGGTGTGGCAGATGAATGTGATCTTGATGATGATAATGATGGTATTTTGGACACTACAGAATGCAGTAATACCATTAATGATATGGCAAATGCTTTCAACACCGGAGCTCTGCAGGATATTGTACCATCTGATTTTGGATTAGCCTTAAATGTAAAAAATCAAAATGTAACAGCAGATTTAAGCTCGAAATTTGGATATCCAGCAGATTCGGGAGCTGTTATAGTATCAATTTCAAACGCCTCGGTACATCCCACCGCCAATGCCTGGTGGACTAAACTCGGCCAGCAGCCATCTGTGTGGAAGGTGAGCGGAACTATGAGTGCATTTGTTCTGATGGCTCAGGATGTTCAATATTATGGTCTTGACAGTAAAACGATTCACATTTATGACACTGGAACAGTAATACCCATAGCGTTTCCAGGAATGGTGAATCAAACAGCGGTTAGTGGGCAGTGGAGTATCACTGATACGCCCAGTCAAAAAACCCTGACAAATTTAGATAATAATATTTCAACTATTGAAAATGCTAACTGGAGGTTTGCGAATATGAATTTTGGAACAAAAACTTTTGGATTCTCTACCACAACTCCAAATGCTGATCCTGTTTATGCTGTGCTGATGTATTTGGAATGTGATTCCGATGGTGATGGTATTCCGGATAGATTAGATTTAGATTCCGATGGTGACGGCTGTTCTGATGCGGTTGAAGGTTCGGCAGATATTGTAAATACCCAATTGGTGACAGCAGGGGGTACTGTGAGCGGGGGAAGTACTGCAGTAAATCAGAATCTTTGTGCAACTGGTGCTTGCGTTAATACCTCTGGGATTCCGCAGATTTCACCACTGCCACAAGGTTATTCAAATACTGCAGGACAGTCTGGTGGAGATTCTAAGAATGCTCTGGTAAATGGTTGTGTTTGTTATGAAGATCCTGCCTTGGTTACCGGTGCAACCTATCCTGTAAAACATGGTATCACGCTTCTCGGAAGAGCGGGAGCAACTGACGGAAATTGGCCAATGCTCAGAAATTCCGCATATACTGCATTGGAATCTAAAACTAAAGGTTTTGTAATTACCAGAAACAGCAGTCCTGAAACAACAATTAGCATTCCTGTTGTAGGAATGATGGTATTCGATACGGATGAAAATGCAGGAGCAGGATGTTTAAAAATTTATACAGGATCTGCGGCAAGTGAGGGTTGGAAATGTTTCAGCACTCAGGGATGTCCGTAG